In Streptomyces sp. NBC_00306, a single genomic region encodes these proteins:
- a CDS encoding serine/threonine-protein kinase, producing MNGRVIAGRYELSTIIGQGGMGQVWTAYDGRLDRRVAVKLLRPDHMAAATAAGEMRRRFVRECRVTAQVSHPGLVTVHDAGSDDDDLYLVMQYVEGADLADHLAEHEPYPWQWAVSVAAQLCAVLAAVHAVPIVHRDLKPRNVMVKPDGTVTVLDLGVASVIDTDTTRLTHTGSPIGSPAYMAPEQAMGGAVGPYTDLYALGVLLHELLSGNVPFAGSTALGVLHRHLYEAPLPIRRLRPEIPEPLEALVLRLLAKDPQHRPSGAQDVYEALAPLLPVRGMPAASAVRTPAGGPLDPTRPFLRPHAPWPDRVATPPPAMPTAPPAPRPDVAGAVDEVKRLLGEGSITRAVDILGGILPAAAAEHGEHSPVVRILRKQYATTLMDDGQYRRALPELRRLADDRAAEAGPADPQTLQFRYDAAQCLEQLGEPAAALAEYRAVLPFYESRQSASSDPARAFDVRHRIGNLLLAVGDHTAAQQQFQGLLYDTERAYGPYHQLPQELRRAISRQQKFFSR from the coding sequence GTGAACGGACGCGTCATCGCGGGCCGTTACGAGCTCTCCACCATCATCGGGCAGGGTGGCATGGGCCAGGTCTGGACGGCGTACGACGGGCGGCTCGACCGCCGGGTCGCCGTCAAGCTGCTGCGCCCCGACCACATGGCCGCCGCCACCGCCGCCGGCGAGATGCGCCGCCGCTTCGTGCGCGAGTGCCGGGTGACCGCCCAGGTCTCGCACCCGGGCCTGGTCACCGTCCACGACGCGGGCAGCGACGACGACGACCTCTATCTCGTCATGCAGTACGTCGAGGGCGCCGACCTCGCCGACCATCTCGCCGAGCACGAGCCCTACCCCTGGCAGTGGGCCGTCTCGGTCGCCGCCCAGCTGTGCGCCGTCCTCGCCGCCGTGCACGCCGTGCCCATCGTCCACCGCGACCTCAAGCCGCGGAACGTGATGGTGAAGCCGGACGGCACCGTCACCGTCCTCGACCTCGGCGTCGCCTCCGTCATCGACACCGACACCACGCGCCTCACGCACACCGGCTCACCGATCGGCAGCCCCGCCTACATGGCACCCGAGCAGGCGATGGGCGGCGCCGTGGGCCCGTACACCGATCTGTACGCCCTCGGGGTGCTGCTGCACGAACTGCTCAGCGGGAACGTGCCGTTCGCCGGCTCCACCGCGCTCGGGGTGCTGCACCGCCATCTGTACGAGGCGCCGCTCCCGATCCGGCGGCTGCGCCCCGAGATCCCCGAGCCGCTGGAGGCCCTTGTCCTGCGGCTGCTCGCCAAGGACCCGCAGCACCGCCCCTCCGGCGCCCAGGACGTGTACGAGGCGCTCGCGCCGCTGCTGCCGGTGCGCGGCATGCCCGCGGCCTCCGCCGTACGGACCCCGGCGGGCGGGCCGCTCGATCCGACCCGCCCCTTCCTGCGCCCGCACGCGCCCTGGCCCGACCGGGTCGCGACCCCGCCGCCCGCGATGCCCACCGCCCCGCCCGCGCCGCGCCCCGATGTCGCGGGCGCCGTCGACGAGGTGAAGCGTCTCCTCGGCGAGGGAAGCATCACCCGGGCCGTGGACATCCTCGGCGGGATCCTCCCGGCGGCCGCGGCCGAGCACGGCGAGCACTCGCCGGTCGTGCGGATCCTGCGCAAGCAGTACGCCACGACGCTGATGGACGACGGGCAGTACCGCCGCGCGCTGCCCGAACTGCGCCGGCTCGCGGACGACCGGGCCGCGGAGGCGGGACCGGCCGACCCGCAGACGCTTCAGTTCCGCTACGACGCGGCGCAGTGCCTGGAGCAACTCGGCGAGCCGGCCGCGGCTCTCGCCGAGTACCGGGCGGTCCTGCCGTTCTACGAGAGCCGGCAGTCGGCGAGTTCCGACCCGGCACGGGCCTTCGACGTGCGGCACCGGATCGGGAACCTGCTGCTGGCCGTGGGCGATCACACGGCGGCCCAGCAGCAGTTCCAGGGCCTGCTGTACGACACGGAGCGGGCGTACGGGCCCTATCACCAGCTGCCGCAGGAGCTGCGCCGCGCGATCAGCCGGCAGCAGAAGTTCTTCAGCCGCTGA